A genomic segment from Verrucomicrobiota bacterium encodes:
- a CDS encoding ABC transporter ATP-binding protein: MLEVRRLKKYFPVKKGLFSRVIGQVRAVDDVSFAVGRKETLGLVGESGCGKTTVGRTILRLLEPTSGEVFFEGRQMSELPRGEMRRMRRHMQIIFQDPYGSLNPRMTVASIVGEALGVHGIARGAARRELVKELLDKVGLNPNHLGRYPHEFSGGQRQRIGIARALALQPKFIVCDEPVSALDVSIQAQIINLLEALQDEFELSYLFIAHDLAVVEHISDRVAVMYLGEIVELASRVDLYREPLHPYTEALLSAIPVPDPKTKRTRIILPGDVPSPVNPPRGCRFHPRCPKRFEPCDGVPPPLIDVGGGRRVACYLHANADGGVRS; encoded by the coding sequence TTGCTGGAGGTGCGACGGCTAAAGAAGTATTTCCCTGTCAAGAAGGGGCTGTTCTCGCGTGTGATCGGTCAGGTGCGCGCCGTCGACGACGTGTCGTTTGCTGTGGGGCGCAAGGAGACGCTCGGGCTGGTGGGCGAGTCGGGCTGCGGCAAGACGACAGTGGGCCGCACGATTCTGCGGTTGCTCGAGCCGACGTCGGGCGAGGTGTTCTTCGAGGGTCGGCAGATGTCTGAGCTGCCGCGCGGGGAGATGCGCCGGATGCGGCGCCACATGCAGATCATCTTCCAGGATCCGTACGGTTCGCTCAACCCGCGCATGACGGTGGCGAGCATTGTCGGCGAAGCGCTCGGCGTGCACGGCATCGCGCGCGGCGCGGCGCGCCGCGAGCTGGTCAAAGAGCTGCTCGACAAAGTTGGCCTCAACCCGAATCATCTGGGCCGCTATCCGCACGAGTTCAGCGGCGGGCAGCGCCAGCGCATCGGCATCGCGCGAGCGCTCGCGCTGCAGCCCAAGTTCATCGTGTGCGACGAGCCGGTGAGCGCCCTCGACGTGTCGATCCAGGCGCAGATCATCAACCTGCTCGAGGCGCTCCAGGATGAGTTCGAGTTGTCGTACCTGTTCATCGCGCACGATCTCGCCGTGGTCGAGCACATCAGCGACCGCGTCGCGGTGATGTACCTGGGCGAGATCGTCGAGCTGGCCTCGCGCGTTGACCTGTACCGCGAGCCGCTGCACCCCTACACCGAGGCGCTGCTCTCGGCAATCCCGGTGCCGGATCCGAAGACGAAGCGGACGCGTATCATTCTGCCGGGCGACGTGCCGTCGCCCGTCAATCCGCCTCGGGGCTGCCGGTTCCACCCGCGTTGCCCGAAGCGCTTCGAGCCGTGCGACGGCGTGCCGCCGCCGCTGATTGACGTGGGCGGCGGCCGACGGGTCGCCTGCTACTTGCACGCGAATGCCGACGGGGGAGTCCGGTCATGA
- the lepB gene encoding signal peptidase I: MLPRAQRRLLRWARHRMEAWGSRLDEEARTELRAAFEGLEAAATGTRRERRAAASRVADCVHHRLPRRPLEALREWLLIIIVALVGAFGVKYSVVEPYVVPTRSMVPTLPAHDRILVSKCAYDVWLPFTRVRVARVREPERWDVIVFTTRGIDGTGALPRHFVKRVVGLPGEVLQIRDGEIIVNGERAPKPAFLAEACYYENAVPSDDTTPRYGLRGQPFTVPEGCYFMLGDNSADSLDGRVWGFVPRGNVRGRVLLRWKPSWPFYEGPVR; this comes from the coding sequence ATGTTGCCCCGGGCGCAGCGTCGCCTGCTCCGCTGGGCGCGGCACCGCATGGAGGCGTGGGGCTCGCGCCTCGATGAGGAGGCGCGTACCGAGCTGCGTGCGGCCTTCGAGGGGCTCGAGGCCGCCGCGACGGGCACGCGGCGCGAGCGCCGGGCCGCCGCCAGCCGTGTGGCCGACTGCGTTCACCATCGGTTGCCCCGGCGGCCGCTCGAGGCGCTGCGCGAGTGGCTCCTCATCATCATTGTGGCGCTCGTCGGCGCGTTCGGTGTCAAGTACAGCGTCGTCGAGCCGTACGTCGTACCGACGCGTTCGATGGTGCCGACACTACCGGCGCACGACCGGATCCTCGTGAGCAAGTGTGCCTATGACGTCTGGCTGCCGTTCACGCGAGTACGGGTGGCGCGGGTGCGCGAGCCCGAGCGGTGGGACGTGATCGTGTTCACGACGCGCGGCATCGACGGCACGGGCGCGTTGCCGCGCCACTTCGTCAAACGCGTCGTCGGGTTGCCGGGCGAGGTGCTTCAGATCCGCGACGGCGAGATCATCGTCAACGGCGAGCGTGCGCCCAAGCCGGCGTTTCTCGCCGAGGCGTGTTACTACGAGAACGCCGTCCCGTCGGACGATACAACACCCCGCTACGGCTTGCGCGGCCAGCCGTTCACGGTGCCCGAGGGCTGCTACTTCATGCTCGGCGACAACTCGGCCGACAGCCTCGACGGGCGGGTCTGGGGCTTCGTGCCGCGGGGCAACGTGCGCGGCCGGGTCTTGCTGCGGTGGAAGCCGTCGTGGCCCTTCTACGAGGGGCCTGTACGGTAG
- a CDS encoding GntR family transcriptional regulator: MKITIDPALRTPVYQQIVDEVKRLVGSGGVEPGARVASVRELSQVLGVNPATVAKAYRELVHEGLLRTTSKSGTFVEHARPRLSPEASRRKLIRALDRLFAELAPCDLDETELQSEFERRIDEFAAKRAAVPPAADEVARARRATSTEDWAVW; this comes from the coding sequence ATGAAGATCACCATTGACCCGGCGCTCAGGACGCCCGTGTACCAGCAGATCGTCGACGAGGTGAAGCGCCTCGTCGGCTCGGGCGGCGTCGAGCCGGGCGCGCGGGTCGCCTCAGTGCGCGAGTTGAGCCAGGTGCTCGGCGTCAACCCTGCGACAGTGGCGAAGGCCTACCGTGAGCTGGTGCACGAGGGTTTGCTGCGCACGACGTCCAAGAGCGGCACATTTGTCGAGCACGCCCGGCCGCGGCTCTCGCCCGAGGCATCGCGCCGCAAGCTCATCCGCGCGCTCGACCGGCTGTTCGCCGAGCTGGCGCCGTGCGACCTCGACGAGACGGAGCTCCAGTCCGAGTTCGAGCGGCGGATCGACGAGTTTGCCGCGAAGCGGGCCGCCGTGCCGCCTGCCGCGGACGAGGTGGCCCGGGCCCGCCGCGCCACGTCGACCGAGGACTGGGCCGTCTGGTGA
- a CDS encoding GDP-mannose 4,6-dehydratase: MTRRERTALITGANGFVGCHLARLLADKKLALHGTVFGDENAEAVKAMLPAGRRHECDLRVRKQVRDLVGRVQPDVVFHLAALSHVPTSWRNPDLTFRVNVLGTIALLDALTELAPGATVVLISSGDIYEIASGPTAEDTPFRPRNPYALSKLAADLLGEYRAVSAGLKVVRLRPFNHVGPGQSPMFVLPSFARQIARIEAGVQPPVLHVGNLDVERDFTDVRDMVRAYWLAARTCTPGECYNVASERALSIRAMLEALLAMSRVSIEVEVDPALYRPTENVRQRADASKFRAATGWTARIPIERTLRDILESWRREVRA; this comes from the coding sequence ATGACCAGACGCGAACGCACAGCGCTTATCACCGGCGCCAACGGCTTCGTCGGCTGCCACCTGGCGCGGCTTCTCGCGGACAAGAAGCTCGCGCTGCATGGTACCGTGTTTGGCGACGAGAACGCGGAGGCTGTCAAGGCGATGTTGCCCGCCGGGCGGCGCCACGAGTGCGACCTGCGTGTGCGCAAGCAGGTGCGCGATCTCGTCGGGCGGGTGCAGCCCGATGTGGTGTTCCACCTCGCGGCGCTGAGTCACGTACCGACGTCATGGCGCAATCCGGACCTGACGTTCCGCGTCAACGTGCTCGGCACGATTGCGCTCCTCGATGCGCTCACCGAGCTGGCGCCGGGTGCGACGGTGGTGCTCATCTCGTCGGGCGACATCTATGAGATCGCCTCCGGGCCGACGGCCGAGGACACGCCGTTCCGGCCGCGCAATCCGTACGCGCTGAGCAAGCTGGCGGCCGACCTGCTCGGCGAGTACCGCGCGGTGAGCGCCGGACTCAAGGTGGTGCGGTTGCGGCCGTTCAACCACGTCGGGCCGGGTCAAAGCCCGATGTTCGTCCTCCCGTCGTTCGCGCGCCAGATCGCTCGGATCGAAGCCGGCGTGCAGCCGCCCGTGCTCCACGTGGGCAATCTCGACGTCGAGCGCGACTTCACCGACGTGCGCGACATGGTGCGCGCCTACTGGCTCGCCGCGCGAACGTGCACGCCGGGCGAGTGCTACAATGTGGCCTCCGAACGCGCGTTGAGCATTCGTGCAATGCTCGAGGCGTTACTGGCCATGAGCCGCGTGTCGATCGAGGTTGAGGTCGATCCAGCCCTCTACCGCCCAACCGAGAACGTGCGCCAGCGCGCCGATGCGTCGAAGTTTCGCGCCGCCACGGGTTGGACAGCGCGCATCCCGATTGAACGCACGTTGCGCGATATCCTAGAATCCTGGCGACGGGAGGTGCGGGCATGA